A single window of Enterobacteriaceae bacterium ESL0689 DNA harbors:
- the gpmM gene encoding 2,3-bisphosphoglycerate-independent phosphoglycerate mutase encodes MSNNKKPMVLVILDGYGYREDPQDNAIYSAHTPVMDALWQQCPHTLIDASGLEVGLPDRQMGNSEVGHVNLGAGRVVYQDLTRLDVAIKERTFFTNPVLSATVDKAVAAGKAIHIMGLLSPGGVHSHEDHIMAMVALAAERGAEKIYLHAFLDGRDTPPRSAEKSLAKLAAQFAALGKGRIASIIGRYYAMDRDNRWDRVEQAYDLITLAQAEFQAATAVEGLQAAYARDENDEFVKATVIRAAGQENAALEEGDALIFMNFRADRAREITRAFIDSDFAGFAQKKRIKTDFVMLTEYAADLKTACAYPPDALVNTFGEWMAKHDKTQLRISETEKYAHVTFFFNGGTEQPFAGETRILINSPSVATYDMQPEMSSAELTEKLLAAINSGQYDTIICNYPNGDMVGHTGVMEAAIKAIETLDHCMGQVAQAVKSVGGQLLITADHGNAEQMRDPITGQAHTAHTNLPVPLIYVGAKNVKVVAGGKLSDIAPTMLSLMEMTIPQEMTGKPLFIVE; translated from the coding sequence ATGTCGAATAATAAAAAGCCAATGGTACTGGTCATCCTGGATGGCTATGGTTATCGCGAAGATCCGCAGGATAACGCGATTTACAGCGCACATACCCCGGTGATGGATGCCTTATGGCAACAATGTCCCCATACTTTGATTGATGCTTCCGGTCTGGAAGTGGGCTTGCCAGATCGTCAGATGGGGAACTCTGAAGTCGGTCACGTTAATCTCGGCGCAGGCCGCGTCGTTTATCAGGATCTGACGCGGCTTGATGTCGCTATCAAAGAACGGACGTTTTTCACTAATCCAGTGCTAAGCGCGACGGTTGATAAAGCGGTTGCGGCGGGTAAAGCCATACATATCATGGGACTGTTATCTCCGGGGGGCGTTCACAGTCATGAAGATCATATTATGGCAATGGTCGCGCTGGCTGCAGAACGTGGGGCAGAGAAAATTTATCTGCACGCATTCCTTGATGGTCGTGATACACCACCCCGTAGCGCAGAAAAGTCACTGGCAAAACTGGCAGCGCAATTTGCAGCGCTGGGTAAAGGGCGCATCGCTTCCATTATTGGTCGTTATTATGCGATGGATCGCGATAATCGCTGGGATCGCGTTGAACAGGCCTATGATCTGATCACCCTGGCACAGGCAGAATTTCAGGCTGCTACGGCGGTAGAAGGCTTACAGGCTGCTTATGCCCGCGATGAAAATGACGAATTTGTCAAAGCAACCGTCATTCGGGCGGCGGGTCAGGAAAATGCAGCACTGGAAGAGGGCGATGCCCTGATTTTCATGAATTTCCGTGCTGACCGCGCGCGCGAAATTACACGTGCCTTTATAGATAGCGATTTCGCTGGATTTGCACAGAAAAAACGCATAAAAACGGACTTTGTGATGCTGACGGAATATGCTGCCGATCTCAAAACCGCTTGCGCTTATCCGCCAGACGCGCTGGTCAATACCTTTGGCGAGTGGATGGCAAAACACGATAAAACACAGCTACGTATCTCTGAAACCGAGAAATATGCGCATGTCACTTTCTTTTTTAACGGCGGGACTGAACAACCCTTTGCGGGCGAAACACGCATTTTAATCAATTCACCGTCAGTCGCGACCTATGATATGCAACCCGAAATGAGCTCTGCCGAACTCACGGAAAAACTCCTTGCTGCTATCAACAGCGGACAGTATGACACCATTATCTGCAATTACCCCAATGGTGATATGGTCGGTCATACCGGGGTGATGGAAGCGGCAATTAAAGCCATCGAAACCCTCGATCATTGCATGGGGCAGGTAGCTCAGGCAGTGAAATCGGTGGGAGGGCAGTTACTGATCACCGCTGATCATGGCAATGCGGAACAGATGCGCGATCCGATCACCGGCCAGGCTCATACCGCCCACACCAATTTGCCGGTTCCGCTGATTTATGTCGGAGCTAAAAATGTAAAAGTTGTTGCCGGAGGCAAGCTTTCTGATATTGCGCCGACGATGTTATCGCTGATGGAAATGACAATCCCACAAGAGATGACTGGTAAGCCGCTGTTCATCGTGGAATAA
- a CDS encoding rhodanese-like domain-containing protein: MQEYMPFISRHPVLCIAWVALLIAVLYTTVKGLMSKIKVVTCGQAIHFINKEDAVVVDLRSSDDFRKGHILGAINVLPGDIKANNIGKLEKHKAQPIIVVDSTGMQVQEPASELNKAGFEKVFVLKEGIAGWNSENLPLVSGK, encoded by the coding sequence ATGCAAGAATATATGCCGTTTATCTCTCGCCATCCTGTTTTGTGTATCGCATGGGTTGCGTTACTGATAGCCGTGTTGTACACCACGGTGAAAGGGCTGATGTCAAAAATAAAAGTGGTGACTTGTGGTCAGGCAATCCACTTTATCAATAAAGAAGATGCTGTGGTTGTCGATCTGCGTTCGTCTGATGATTTTCGTAAAGGCCATATTCTCGGCGCTATCAATGTGTTACCGGGTGATATTAAAGCGAATAACATTGGCAAACTGGAAAAACACAAAGCGCAACCTATTATCGTTGTAGATAGCACAGGTATGCAGGTCCAGGAACCTGCCAGTGAGCTGAACAAGGCTGGGTTCGAAAAGGTTTTTGTACTCAAAGAAGGCATCGCTGGCTGGAATAGCGAAAATCTTCCGCTGGTGAGCGGTAAATAA
- the grxC gene encoding glutaredoxin 3, giving the protein MAKIDIYTKATCPYCARAKALLSSKGVTFNELSIDGNAERRAEMIQRSGRETVPQIFIDGQHIGGCDDLYALDSHGGLDPLLH; this is encoded by the coding sequence ATGGCTAAGATTGATATCTATACCAAAGCGACATGCCCATACTGTGCGCGTGCAAAAGCATTGCTGAGCAGTAAAGGTGTTACGTTCAATGAACTGTCGATCGATGGTAATGCAGAACGGCGTGCAGAGATGATCCAGCGTAGTGGCCGGGAAACGGTACCGCAGATTTTTATTGACGGCCAGCATATCGGCGGCTGCGATGATTTGTATGCGCTCGACTCACACGGTGGGCTTGATCCCCTGCTGCACTAA
- the secB gene encoding protein-export chaperone SecB has translation MSEQNSSEMTFQIQRIYTRDISFESPNAPQIFQQEWQPEVKLDLDTASSQLAEGVFEVVLRVTVTANLGEDTAFLCEVQQAGIFSITGIDDNQMAHCLGAYCPNILFPYARECITNLVSRGTFPQLNLAPVNFDALFMNYLQQQAGENSEQHQDS, from the coding sequence ATGTCAGAACAAAACAGTAGCGAAATGACTTTCCAGATCCAGCGTATTTATACGAGGGATATCTCCTTTGAATCGCCGAATGCACCACAGATTTTCCAGCAAGAGTGGCAGCCGGAAGTCAAACTGGATCTGGACACAGCTTCCAGCCAGTTAGCAGAAGGTGTCTTTGAAGTCGTGCTACGTGTTACGGTGACCGCAAATCTGGGCGAAGATACGGCATTTTTGTGTGAAGTACAGCAGGCAGGTATTTTTTCCATTACCGGCATTGACGATAATCAGATGGCGCACTGCCTCGGCGCATACTGCCCCAATATTTTGTTCCCTTATGCGCGTGAATGCATAACGAATCTGGTTTCTCGTGGTACTTTCCCGCAACTCAACCTTGCTCCCGTCAACTTCGACGCGCTGTTTATGAACTATCTGCAACAGCAAGCAGGTGAAAATAGCGAACAACATCAGGATTCCTGA